Within the Desulfovibrio sp. X2 genome, the region CCTGCCCGGCGCAACGGAGCTGCCGCGCGCCATGCCCTGGGACTGGCCCGCGGTCCCGGCGCTGTGCGTGCTGTTTTTGGGCAGCTTCGTGACGCTCGGCGCCTTCGGCCTCTACAACTGGGGCATGAGCCGCCTGTCCGCCGGGCGCGCCTCGGCCTTCATCAACCTCGTGCCCCTGGTGGCCGTGGCGGGCGGCTGGCTCTGGCTGGGCGAGGCCCTGGCCCCGGCGCAGGCCGCCTCGGCCGCCCTAGTCCTGTGCGGGGTGATCTACGGCCAGACCGCGCCGCGGCGCGGCCCGGAAAAGGAATACGCGGACGGAACGAGCGGGGACGAAGCGCCCCGTCCGCAGGAGTCGGAGGCCTGAGCCGGGTCTAGTAGGCGTAGGGCTCGTGGTCGCGCCACTCGAAGATGTAGGGCGCGCCCGAGGCCTCCTCGTCCGGGATGGGGTCGATGCGTTCCGGGACGAAGACGAAGTTCGTGTCCACGATCGTGGAAAAGACCCCTCTGACGTGCAGCTTTTCCAGGTCCTTGGCCGCGGGCTTCCTCTCCAGATGACCGTAGACGCGCACCCACTCGCCCGGCGCGAGCCCGGCGGGCGGCGCCCCTGCCACGCGCAAGCCGACGGCCACGGCGTCCGCCAGACAGCACCAGACCGAGACCCTGAAGACCCCGAACTCGTGATGCCGCGTGAGCTCGCCCGCCTGGATCGTGCTGCCGCGCAGCACGTAGCGCCCGGCCAGGGCCTCGTCCGGATGGTCGCGGCAGAGAAAGAACAACTCCGCCAGGTTGATCTTCACGTATTCCTTGCCGCCCAGGGTCAGGCGCGAGGGCTCGGCCGCCTCCCCGTGCGGCGCCGTGACACCCGAGAAGGCCGAGCCCGAGGTGGGCGGCGTGGCCCCGCCCTCGTCCCAGACCGGGGCGGGCGCGGCCTGGGCTGAAGTCTCTTCGGAAGTCTGGGCATGGTCCGACGGGACAGGCGCCGCAACGGACGTAGCGGCGCGCGCCGGAGGCGGCGCCGTGGGCGTGAAGGCGTCCCGGCCGCCGTACCAGCAGACGACGAGGAAGGCCCCGAAGACCGCGACGCGCAGGAAGTTCGCGCGACGGGGGCGGCGCAGCCCGGCGGCCAGGCCGAAGACGAGCAGCAGCCCGGCCGCGGCCAGGGAGAGCGGCATGAACTTGGGATTCAGGAACTTCCAGTAGCCGCCGCTTCGCGCCAGATGGACGATGAACAGGCCGAGGGCGACGAGAACGAGGCCCTCGAGCAGGGCGGAGAGACGGAGGAGGTTCCTCACAGTCCCACCCCCTGCAGGAAGGTGTGGCTCACGCCCTGCCCTATCCCGTGGTTCAGGGCCACCCCGAGCAGCGCGCAGACCACGAAGACGAGCAGCGCCGGGATCACGGCCAGCATGAGCACCACGCGCCTCTTGAACGTCCCGGAGAACATGAAGAGGAGCTTCAGGTCGAAGATCGGCCCGAGCGTGACGAAGGCGAGCTTGGAAGCCGCAGGGAAGCTGACGAACGAGGCGGCCACGAAGGCGTCGGCCTCGGAGCAGACCGAGAGCAGCACGGCCAGGACGATCATCGCGCCCACGGCCAGGAAGACGTTGGCCTCGAAGGGGGCTATGGCCGAGGGCGGCAGGAAGGTCTTGAAGGCCGCTGCGGCCATGGCGCCGAGCACGAGATACTGCCCGGCCGAGAGGAAGTCCTCGGCCATGTGCGCGGCGGCCGCGGCGAGGCGCGCGCCGAGCCCGTGCCCGTCGCCCCGCGCCTTCTCCTCCGGACGGCGCAGCCCTGTCGCGGCCAGGGCCTGGACCTCGGCCATGGCGGGCAGCAGCGGCGGCCGCGGCACTGGGGCGGCCTTGGCCGCGGCCTGAGCGCCGTCGTGGACGAGGGCATGGTCATGGCCGTGCCCGCAGCCGCAGCCCTCGGCCTCGGCGTCCGGCCGCACCAGTTCGGCGGGGTCGCTTCCTGACACGATCCAGCCGACCACTCCGGCGGCCAGGCAGACCACGGCCACGCGGCCGCCGACCATCCAGAGGTTGCCGCGGAAGGCCACGTAGGTGGCCACGAGGACCACCGGATTGACCACGGGCGCGGCCAGGAGATAGGCGAAGGCCGCGTGCGCCGGGAAGCCCTTGCGCAGCAGGCGGCGCACGATGGGCACCACGCCGCACTCGCAGGTCGGCAGGAGCACGCCCATGGCGATGCCCGCCAGGATGCCCGTGGCCGTGCCGCGCGGGATCAGGCGCTCCACCCGCCCGCCCGGGACGAAGACCTCGAAGAGCCCGGAGACGAGCGAGCCCAGCAGCAGGAAGGGCAGCGCCTCGAGCACGATGGCCGTGCAGGTGGTGGAGAATATCCCCATGTTTTCCGGGGAGAAGATGCTCATGCGTACCTCGTGCGGACGAAGCCGTCGGGCGCCCTCCCCTCGGCGGCTCGTCGCCTCCATCATAAACGGACCGCGGCGGAAACGGGAGGACTCCCGGGCCGGGCGGGCGAAAAAAAAAATCGCGGCGGCTCCACCGGGATTCACTTCGCGGCCGCAGCGTCCCTTGACCGCCTCCTACGCGACGTGATAATTTTTCTCAACCATGAACACGAACGACCCCACCGGCCTTGACCGGCTGCAGCAACTCTTCGACCGCCTCGGCCAGCGCCTGACCCCCCAGAAGGAGGCGGTCTGGCGGCTCTTCGCCGCGTCGTCGCAGGGCTACACCCTGCCCGAGGCCTGCCGCGCCCTGCGCGGCGAAAAGATCGGCCAGGCCACGGTCTACCGCGTGGTCAACCTGCTGCGCGAGCACGGACTCCTGCGCTACGTGCACGCGGCCGACGGCGAGCACCGCTACCTGGCCGGGGGCCCGGGCCATTCGCACTACCTGGTCTGCCGCTCCTGCGGCAAGGCATGCGAGGTCACGGACTGCGACCTCTCGGTCCTGGAAAAGCTCCTCTCCGTGCAGACCGGCTTCTGCGTGGAGGGGCACCACCTGGAATTCTTCGGGCTCTGCCCGCAGTGCGGCCCCCTGCCCGACCTGCGCCGCGCCCCGCACAGCGGCTGAGCCGCCTCCCCGAGCACCGCGTCCCGCTCCCGAACGGGCAGTGTTTCGGCCGCCGCGCGCGGTCCGGCCCTGCCATTTCGATGAAAGCGGTTGTCTTTCCCCTGCAACGTGATAAGAGTTCTCAGAAAACCATGCACAAGACAGCCTCCGCCACACATTCTTCCGCCGCCCAGCGCGGCGCGCGCGACGCCCGGCCGCCCTTCTCGCCGCTCGGCTGGAACGTGGGCAGCCGCCTGATCGTGGCCGCCGCCGTCTCCGGCCTGCTCTGGGTCGTGCTCTGGTGGGCTTTGGACTAGCCATGCCGCACTTCATCCACGTCCACGACCTGACCGTCGGCTACAACGGCCACCCCGCCGTGCACCACCTCTCCGGCACCTTCGAGGCGGGCTCGCTGACCGCCGTGACCGGGCCCAACGGCTCGGGCAAGTCCACGCTGCTGAAGGCCATCGTCGGCCTGCTGCGCCCCCTGGGCGGCCACGTGGACCGCGACGGGCTGACCAGCCGCGAGATGGCCTACCTGCCCCAGCAGGCCGAGATCGACCGCACCTTTCCCATCACCGTGCTGGACATGGTGGCCCTGGGCCACTGGCAGACCACCGGGCTCTTCGGCCGCGTGAGCCGCGCGCAGTGGCGCGCCGCGCACGAGGCGCTCGAGACCGTGGGGCTCTCCGGCTTCGAGCGCCGCCCCATCGGCAGCCTCTCGGCCGGGCAGTTCCAGCGCGTGCTCTTCGGCCGCCTGCTCCTGCAGGACGCGCCCCTGGTCATCCTGGACGAGCCCTTCACGGCCATGGACGCCGCGACCACCGCGGTGCTCCTGCGCCTGGTGCTCACCTGGCACGAGCAGGGCCGCACGGTCATGGCCGTGGTCCACGACCTGGCCCAGGTGCGCGACCATTTTCCCCGGACCCTGCTCCTGGCCCGCGATCCCGTGGCCTGGGGCCCCACGGCCGAGGTCCTGACGGAGGAGAACCTGGCGCGCGCGAACGGCATGGCCGAGGCCTGGGACGAAAACGCCGAGGTCTGCCGGGAGGTGCCCGCATGAACTGGCTCGCGCACCTCCTCGTCTCGCCCTTCACGGACTTCGCCTTCATGCGCCACGCCCTGGGCGCCTGCCTGGCCCTGGCGCTCGGCTGCGGCCCGCTCGGCACCTTCCTCCTGCTGCGCCGCATGACGCTCTCGGGCGACGCCCTGGCCCACGCCATCCTGCCCGGCGTGGCCGTGGGCTTCCTGCTCTTCGGCCTCTCCCTGCCCGCCATGACCGTGGGCGGCTTCATCGCCGGGCTCGGCGTGGTCGTGGGCTCCGGCGCCGTGGCCCGCGCCACCCCCCTGCGCGAGGACGCGAGCCTCGCGGCGCTGTACATCATGTCCCTGGCGCTGGGCGTGCTGCTCGTCTCGCTGCGCGGCAGCAGCGTGGACCTCATGCACCTGCTCTTCGGCAGCATCCTGGCCGTGGACGACTCCTCCCTGCTGCTCATGGGCGCCATCGCCACGGTCTCGCTCTTCGCCCTGGCCCTGCTCTACCGCCCCCTGGTGGTGGAGTGCGTGGACCCGGGCTTTTTGCGCGTCATGAGCGGCCGGGGCTCCCTCGTGCACCTGGTCTTCATGTCCCTGGTGGCGCTGAACCTGGTGGGCGGCTTCCAGGCCCTGGGCACGCTCATGTGCGTGGGCCTCCTGGTGCTGCCCGCCTCCGCGGCCCGCTTCTGGACCGTGCAGGTCTGGTCGCAGTCGGCGGCCGCCACGGTCATGGCCC harbors:
- a CDS encoding DUF1980 domain-containing protein yields the protein MRNLLRLSALLEGLVLVALGLFIVHLARSGGYWKFLNPKFMPLSLAAAGLLLVFGLAAGLRRPRRANFLRVAVFGAFLVVCWYGGRDAFTPTAPPPARAATSVAAPVPSDHAQTSEETSAQAAPAPVWDEGGATPPTSGSAFSGVTAPHGEAAEPSRLTLGGKEYVKINLAELFFLCRDHPDEALAGRYVLRGSTIQAGELTRHHEFGVFRVSVWCCLADAVAVGLRVAGAPPAGLAPGEWVRVYGHLERKPAAKDLEKLHVRGVFSTIVDTNFVFVPERIDPIPDEEASGAPYIFEWRDHEPYAY
- a CDS encoding metal ABC transporter permease, whose translation is MNWLAHLLVSPFTDFAFMRHALGACLALALGCGPLGTFLLLRRMTLSGDALAHAILPGVAVGFLLFGLSLPAMTVGGFIAGLGVVVGSGAVARATPLREDASLAALYIMSLALGVLLVSLRGSSVDLMHLLFGSILAVDDSSLLLMGAIATVSLFALALLYRPLVVECVDPGFLRVMSGRGSLVHLVFMSLVALNLVGGFQALGTLMCVGLLVLPASAARFWTVQVWSQSAAATVMALASGYVGLLVSYYREVPSGPAIVLTAGACYLLSLCFGPRGGLMAQRPARRHFKR
- a CDS encoding permease, which gives rise to MSIFSPENMGIFSTTCTAIVLEALPFLLLGSLVSGLFEVFVPGGRVERLIPRGTATGILAGIAMGVLLPTCECGVVPIVRRLLRKGFPAHAAFAYLLAAPVVNPVVLVATYVAFRGNLWMVGGRVAVVCLAAGVVGWIVSGSDPAELVRPDAEAEGCGCGHGHDHALVHDGAQAAAKAAPVPRPPLLPAMAEVQALAATGLRRPEEKARGDGHGLGARLAAAAAHMAEDFLSAGQYLVLGAMAAAAFKTFLPPSAIAPFEANVFLAVGAMIVLAVLLSVCSEADAFVAASFVSFPAASKLAFVTLGPIFDLKLLFMFSGTFKRRVVLMLAVIPALLVFVVCALLGVALNHGIGQGVSHTFLQGVGL
- a CDS encoding metal ABC transporter ATP-binding protein, which gives rise to MPHFIHVHDLTVGYNGHPAVHHLSGTFEAGSLTAVTGPNGSGKSTLLKAIVGLLRPLGGHVDRDGLTSREMAYLPQQAEIDRTFPITVLDMVALGHWQTTGLFGRVSRAQWRAAHEALETVGLSGFERRPIGSLSAGQFQRVLFGRLLLQDAPLVILDEPFTAMDAATTAVLLRLVLTWHEQGRTVMAVVHDLAQVRDHFPRTLLLARDPVAWGPTAEVLTEENLARANGMAEAWDENAEVCREVPA
- a CDS encoding Fur family transcriptional regulator, yielding MNTNDPTGLDRLQQLFDRLGQRLTPQKEAVWRLFAASSQGYTLPEACRALRGEKIGQATVYRVVNLLREHGLLRYVHAADGEHRYLAGGPGHSHYLVCRSCGKACEVTDCDLSVLEKLLSVQTGFCVEGHHLEFFGLCPQCGPLPDLRRAPHSG